Proteins found in one Bacillus subtilis subsp. subtilis str. 168 genomic segment:
- the trpD gene encoding anthranilate phosphoribosyltransferase (Evidence 1a: Function from experimental evidences in the studied strain; PubMedId: 2422155, 9383185, 17555270, 10714985, 12963367, 17114058; Product type e : enzyme) yields MNRFLQLCVDGKTLTAGEAETLMNMMMAAEMTPSEMGGILSILAHRGETPEELAGFVKAMRAHALTVDGLPDIVDTCGTGGDGISTFNISTASAIVASAAGAKIAKHGNRSVSSKSGSADVLEELEVSIQTTPEKVKSSIETNNMGFLFAPLYHSSMKHVAGTRKELGFRTVFNLLGPLSNPLQAKRQVIGVYSVEKAGLMASALETFQPKHVMFVSSRDGLDELSITAPTDVIELKDGERREYTVSPEDFGFTNGRLEDLQVQSPKESAYLIQNIFENKSSSSALSITAFNAGAAIYTAGITASLKEGTELALETITSGGAAAQLERLKQKEEEIYA; encoded by the coding sequence ATGAACAGATTTCTACAATTGTGCGTTGACGGAAAAACCCTTACTGCCGGTGAGGCTGAAACGCTGATGAATATGATGATGGCAGCGGAAATGACTCCTTCTGAAATGGGGGGGATATTGTCAATTCTTGCTCATCGGGGGGAGACGCCAGAAGAGCTTGCGGGTTTTGTGAAGGCAATGCGGGCACACGCTCTTACAGTCGATGGACTTCCTGATATTGTTGATACATGCGGAACAGGGGGAGACGGTATTTCCACTTTTAATATCTCAACGGCCTCGGCAATTGTTGCCTCGGCAGCTGGTGCGAAAATCGCTAAGCATGGCAATCGCTCTGTCTCTTCTAAAAGCGGAAGCGCTGATGTTTTAGAGGAGCTAGAGGTTTCTATTCAAACCACTCCCGAAAAGGTCAAAAGCAGCATTGAAACAAACAACATGGGATTTCTTTTTGCGCCGCTTTACCATTCGTCTATGAAACATGTAGCAGGTACTAGAAAAGAGCTAGGTTTCAGAACGGTATTTAATCTGCTTGGGCCGCTCAGCAATCCTTTACAGGCGAAGCGTCAGGTGATTGGGGTCTATTCTGTTGAAAAAGCTGGACTGATGGCAAGCGCACTGGAGACGTTTCAGCCGAAGCACGTTATGTTTGTATCAAGCCGTGACGGTTTAGATGAGCTTTCAATTACAGCACCGACCGACGTGATTGAATTAAAGGACGGAGAGCGCCGGGAGTATACCGTTTCACCCGAAGATTTCGGTTTCACAAATGGCAGACTTGAAGATTTACAGGTGCAGTCTCCGAAAGAGAGCGCTTATCTCATTCAGAATATTTTTGAAAATAAAAGCAGCAGTTCCGCTTTATCTATTACGGCTTTTAATGCGGGTGCTGCGATTTACACGGCGGGAATTACCGCCTCACTGAAGGAAGGAACGGAGCTGGCGTTAGAGACGATTACAAGCGGAGGCGCTGCCGCGCAGCTTGAACGACTAAAGCAGAAAGAGGAAGAGATCTATGCTTGA
- the trpE gene encoding anthranilate synthase (Evidence 1a: Function from experimental evidences in the studied strain; PubMedId: 2422155, 9383185, 17555270, 10714985, 12963367, 15063849, 17114058; Product type e: enzyme), with translation MNFQSNISAFLEDSLSHHTIPIVETFTVDTLTPIQMIEKLDREITYLLESKDDTSTWSRYSFIGLNPFLTIKEEQGRFSAADQDSKSLYTGNELKEVLNWMNTTYKIKTPELGIPFVGGAVGYLSYDMIPLIEPSVPSHTKETDMEKCMLFVCRTLIAYDHETKNVHFIQYARLTGEETKNEKMDVFHQNHLELQNLIEKMMDQKNIKELFLSADSYKTPSFETVSSNYEKSAFMADVEKIKSYIKAGDIFQGVLSQKFEVPIKADAFELYRVLRIVNPSPYMYYMKLLDREIVGSSPERLIHVQDGHLEIHPIAGTRKRGADKAEDERLKVELMKDEKEKAEHYMLVDLARNDIGRVAEYGSVSVPEFTKIVSFSHVMHIISVVTGRLKKGVHPVDALMSAFPAGTLTGAPKIRAMQLLQELEPTPRETYGGCIAYIGFDGNIDSCITIRTMSVKNGVASIQAGAGIVADSVPEAEYEESCNKAGALLKTIHIAEDMFHSKEDKADEQISTIVR, from the coding sequence ATGAATTTCCAATCAAACATTTCCGCATTTTTAGAGGACAGCTTGTCCCACCACACGATACCGATTGTGGAGACCTTCACAGTCGATACACTGACACCCATTCAAATGATAGAGAAGCTTGACAGGGAGATTACGTATCTTCTTGAAAGCAAGGACGATACATCCACTTGGTCCAGATATTCGTTTATCGGCCTGAATCCATTTCTCACAATTAAAGAAGAGCAGGGCCGTTTTTCGGCCGCTGATCAGGACAGCAAATCTCTTTACACAGGAAATGAACTAAAAGAAGTGCTGAACTGGATGAATACCACATACAAAATCAAAACACCTGAGCTTGGCATTCCTTTTGTCGGCGGAGCTGTCGGGTACTTAAGCTATGATATGATCCCGCTGATTGAGCCTTCTGTTCCTTCGCATACCAAAGAAACAGACATGGAAAAGTGTATGCTGTTTGTTTGCCGGACATTAATTGCGTATGATCATGAAACCAAAAACGTCCACTTTATCCAATATGCAAGGCTCACTGGAGAGGAAACAAAAAACGAAAAAATGGATGTATTCCATCAAAATCATCTGGAGCTTCAAAATCTCATTGAAAAAATGATGGACCAAAAAAACATAAAAGAGCTGTTTCTTTCTGCTGATTCATACAAGACACCCAGCTTTGAGACAGTATCTTCTAATTATGAAAAATCGGCTTTTATGGCTGATGTAGAAAAAATCAAAAGCTATATAAAAGCAGGCGATATCTTCCAGGGTGTTTTATCACAAAAATTTGAGGTGCCGATAAAAGCAGATGCTTTTGAGTTATACCGAGTGCTTAGGATCGTCAATCCTTCGCCGTATATGTATTATATGAAACTGCTAGACAGAGAAATAGTCGGCAGCTCTCCGGAACGGTTAATACACGTTCAAGACGGGCACTTAGAAATCCATCCGATTGCCGGTACGAGAAAACGCGGTGCAGACAAAGCTGAAGATGAGAGACTGAAGGTTGAGCTCATGAAGGATGAAAAAGAAAAAGCGGAGCATTACATGCTCGTTGATCTTGCCCGAAACGATATCGGCAGAGTAGCAGAGTATGGTTCTGTTTCTGTGCCGGAGTTCACAAAAATTGTTTCCTTTTCACATGTCATGCACATTATCTCGGTGGTTACAGGCCGATTGAAAAAAGGGGTTCATCCTGTCGATGCACTGATGTCTGCTTTCCCGGCGGGGACTTTAACAGGCGCACCCAAAATCCGTGCCATGCAGCTTTTGCAAGAACTCGAGCCAACACCGAGAGAGACATACGGAGGGTGTATTGCCTACATTGGGTTTGACGGGAATATCGACTCTTGTATTACGATTCGCACGATGAGTGTAAAGAACGGTGTTGCATCGATACAGGCAGGTGCTGGCATTGTTGCTGATTCTGTTCCGGAAGCCGAATACGAAGAAAGCTGTAATAAAGCCGGTGCGCTGCTGAAAACGATTCATATTGCAGAAGACATGTTTCATAGCAAGGAGGATAAAGCTGATGAACAGATTTCTACAATTGTGCGTTGA
- the aroH gene encoding chorismate mutase (Evidence 1a: Function from experimental evidences in the studied strain; PubMedId: 2105742, 8378335, 9384560, 10818343, 15865424, 16060652, 28743924; Product type e: enzyme) yields MMIRGIRGATTVERDTEEEILQKTKQLLEKIIEENHTKPEDVVQMLLSATPDLHAVFPAKAVRELSGWQYVPVTCMQEMDVTGGLKKCIRVMMTVQTDVPQDQIRHVYLEKVVVLRPDLSLTKNTEL; encoded by the coding sequence ATGATGATTCGCGGAATTCGCGGAGCAACTACAGTTGAACGGGATACTGAAGAAGAAATTTTACAAAAAACTAAACAGCTGTTAGAGAAAATCATAGAAGAAAATCATACAAAACCGGAAGATGTTGTTCAAATGCTTCTGTCGGCTACACCTGATTTGCACGCTGTTTTCCCGGCAAAAGCTGTTCGCGAGCTTTCAGGATGGCAGTATGTACCGGTAACATGTATGCAGGAAATGGACGTAACAGGCGGTCTGAAAAAGTGCATAAGAGTCATGATGACGGTCCAGACAGATGTCCCTCAGGATCAGATCAGACATGTATATTTAGAAAAAGTTGTCGTATTGAGGCCCGATTTATCATTGACAAAAAATACTGAATTGTAA
- the aroB gene encoding 3-dehydroquinate synthase (Evidence 1a: Function from experimental evidences in the studied strain; PubMedId: 97285, 97286, 6795181, 24628944; Product type e: enzyme) has protein sequence MKTLHVQTASSSYPVFIGQGIRKKACELLTSLNRPLTRIMFVTDEEVDRLYGDEMLHLLQEKWPVKKVTVPSGEQAKSMDMYTKLQSEAIRFHMDRSSCIIAFGGGVVGDLAGFVAATFMRGIDFIQMPTTLLAHDSAVGGKVAVNHPLGKNLIGAFYQPKAVLYDTDFLRSLPEKELRSGMAEVIKHAFIYDRAFLEELLNIHSLRDITNDQLNDMIFKGISIKASVVQQDEKEEGIRAYLNFGHTLGHAVEAEYGYGQITHGDAVALGMQFALYISEKTVGCEMDRKRLVSWLKSLGYPSQIRKETETSVLLNRMMNDKKTRGGKIQFIVLNELGKVADHTFSRNELESWLNKWRLEETS, from the coding sequence ATGAAGACACTGCATGTTCAAACTGCTTCCTCGTCATATCCTGTTTTTATCGGACAAGGTATCAGAAAAAAGGCTTGCGAACTATTAACCTCTTTAAACAGGCCTTTAACAAGGATTATGTTTGTCACGGATGAAGAAGTGGACCGCCTGTATGGTGATGAAATGCTCCATTTGCTGCAAGAAAAATGGCCTGTGAAAAAAGTGACGGTACCGAGTGGAGAGCAGGCAAAATCCATGGACATGTACACAAAATTGCAGAGTGAAGCGATTCGTTTTCATATGGATCGCTCCTCATGCATCATCGCATTCGGTGGCGGTGTTGTAGGGGATCTTGCCGGTTTTGTGGCTGCCACTTTTATGCGCGGCATTGATTTCATCCAAATGCCTACGACGCTCTTGGCGCATGACAGCGCAGTCGGAGGAAAAGTAGCCGTGAACCATCCGCTTGGAAAAAATCTAATCGGTGCGTTTTATCAGCCGAAAGCCGTGCTCTATGATACAGATTTCCTGCGTTCTCTGCCTGAAAAAGAGCTTAGGTCCGGAATGGCAGAAGTGATTAAACACGCTTTTATCTATGACAGAGCGTTTCTGGAGGAGCTGCTGAATATCCACTCACTGCGTGATATCACTAATGATCAGCTGAATGACATGATTTTTAAAGGCATTTCAATTAAAGCGTCTGTCGTTCAGCAGGATGAAAAAGAAGAGGGGATAAGAGCTTACTTAAACTTTGGGCATACGCTCGGCCATGCCGTTGAGGCGGAATATGGATATGGGCAGATCACTCACGGTGATGCCGTAGCCCTCGGAATGCAGTTTGCTTTATATATAAGCGAAAAGACTGTAGGCTGTGAAATGGACAGAAAACGTTTGGTCAGCTGGCTAAAAAGCCTGGGTTATCCAAGTCAAATCAGAAAAGAGACGGAAACTTCGGTTCTCTTGAACCGTATGATGAATGATAAGAAAACCCGTGGCGGGAAGATTCAGTTTATTGTGCTCAACGAATTAGGGAAAGTTGCTGATCATACATTTTCCAGAAATGAACTTGAGAGCTGGCTGAACAAATGGCGATTGGAGGAGACATCATGA
- the aroF gene encoding chorismate synthase (Evidence 1a: Function from experimental evidences in the studied strain; PubMedId: 97285, 97286, 6795181, 10518299, 24628944; Product type e: enzyme): protein MRYLTAGESHGPQLTTIIEGVPAGLYITEEDINFELARRQKGHGRGRRMQIEKDQAKIMSGVRHARTLGSPIALVVENNDWKHWTKIMGAAPITEDEEKEMKRQISRPRPGHADLNGAIKYNHRDMRNVLERSSARETTVRVAAGAVAKKILSELGIKVAGHVLQIGAVKAEKTEYTSIEDLQRVTEESPVRCYDEEAGKKMMAAIDEAKANGDSIGGIVEVIVEGMPVGVGSYVHYDRKLDSKLAAAVLSINAFKGVEFGIGFEAAGRNGSEVHDEIIWDEEKGYTRATNRLGGLEGGMTTGMPIVVRGVMKPIPTLYKPLKSVDIETKEPFSASIERSDSCAVPAASVVAEAAVAWEIANAVVEQFGLDQIDRIRENVENMRKLSREF, encoded by the coding sequence ATGAGATATTTAACAGCCGGAGAATCACACGGCCCCCAACTGACAACCATTATTGAGGGTGTACCTGCCGGGCTTTACATAACGGAGGAAGATATCAATTTTGAGCTTGCCAGACGCCAAAAAGGACACGGCCGCGGCCGCCGCATGCAGATCGAAAAAGACCAGGCCAAAATTATGAGCGGGGTGCGCCATGCACGTACACTCGGTTCGCCAATTGCTCTCGTAGTTGAAAATAACGATTGGAAGCATTGGACAAAAATCATGGGCGCCGCTCCGATTACAGAAGATGAAGAAAAGGAAATGAAGCGCCAGATTTCCAGACCGAGACCTGGGCACGCTGACTTAAACGGTGCAATTAAATATAATCATCGTGATATGAGAAATGTGCTTGAGCGTTCTTCAGCAAGGGAAACAACTGTCAGAGTGGCGGCAGGGGCTGTAGCTAAAAAGATTCTTTCTGAGCTTGGCATTAAGGTGGCGGGCCACGTGTTGCAAATTGGCGCTGTTAAAGCTGAAAAAACAGAGTATACGTCAATTGAAGACTTGCAGCGTGTAACGGAAGAGTCTCCTGTCAGATGCTACGATGAAGAGGCAGGCAAAAAAATGATGGCTGCCATTGATGAAGCAAAGGCAAACGGAGATTCCATCGGCGGAATAGTAGAAGTCATTGTCGAGGGAATGCCGGTAGGCGTGGGCAGCTATGTCCATTATGACCGCAAGCTGGATAGCAAGCTTGCTGCCGCTGTTCTGTCAATTAACGCATTTAAAGGTGTGGAATTCGGCATCGGATTTGAGGCAGCAGGGCGAAATGGAAGCGAAGTCCATGACGAGATCATTTGGGACGAGGAAAAAGGATACACCCGTGCTACTAACAGACTTGGCGGACTGGAAGGCGGCATGACGACAGGGATGCCGATTGTTGTCCGCGGAGTCATGAAGCCGATTCCGACTTTGTATAAACCGCTGAAAAGTGTCGATATTGAAACGAAAGAACCGTTTTCTGCCAGCATTGAACGTTCAGACAGCTGTGCTGTTCCTGCGGCAAGTGTAGTCGCTGAAGCGGCTGTCGCTTGGGAAATTGCGAACGCAGTCGTTGAACAATTCGGATTAGATCAAATTGACCGCATTAGAGAAAATGTGGAGAATATGAGAAAACTGTCGAGGGAATTTTAA
- the cheR gene encoding methyl-accepting chemotaxis proteins (MCPs) methyltransferase (Evidence 1a: Function from experimental evidences in the studied strain; PubMedId: 7635819, 7893679, 8244966, 10196193, 15544802, 25799883, 27544050; Product type e: enzyme), producing the protein MDTYSVFTTKWKQLTGVDLTLYKEAQMKRRLTSLYEKKGFQSFKDFAAALEKDQALLNETLDRMTINVSEFYRNYKRWEVLETAILPLIKTSRPLKIWSAACSTGEEPYTLAMLLDQQKGLPGYQILATDIDEKALEKAKKGVYQERSLQEVPLSVKDRYFTQNANRSYEVKTEIKKNITFKKHNLLADRYEQDFDLIVCRNVFIYFTESAKEELYLKMAHSLKKNGVLFVGSTEQIFNPEKFGLVPADTFFYQKR; encoded by the coding sequence ATGGATACATACAGCGTATTTACAACGAAATGGAAACAATTAACCGGAGTCGATTTAACACTATATAAAGAAGCACAAATGAAGAGAAGGCTAACGTCACTTTATGAGAAAAAGGGGTTCCAAAGCTTTAAGGACTTTGCTGCGGCATTGGAAAAGGATCAAGCTCTCTTAAATGAAACATTGGACAGAATGACGATCAATGTTTCAGAATTTTATCGTAATTATAAAAGATGGGAAGTTCTTGAGACTGCAATTCTGCCGTTAATCAAGACCTCTAGGCCTTTAAAAATTTGGAGTGCCGCCTGCTCAACGGGGGAGGAGCCATACACGCTTGCCATGCTTTTGGACCAGCAAAAAGGTCTTCCGGGCTATCAGATTTTAGCGACGGATATTGATGAAAAAGCATTGGAAAAAGCGAAAAAAGGCGTTTATCAGGAGCGGTCTTTACAGGAAGTGCCGCTATCTGTGAAAGATCGTTATTTTACGCAAAACGCAAATAGAAGTTATGAAGTGAAAACGGAAATCAAAAAGAATATTACATTCAAAAAGCACAATTTGCTGGCGGATCGTTATGAACAAGACTTTGACTTAATCGTGTGCCGCAATGTATTTATTTATTTTACAGAAAGCGCGAAGGAAGAGCTGTATTTAAAAATGGCACATAGCTTGAAGAAGAATGGAGTTCTTTTTGTCGGCAGCACCGAGCAAATCTTCAATCCCGAGAAATTTGGCCTAGTCCCAGCCGATACATTCTTTTATCAAAAAAGATAG
- the ndk gene encoding nucleoside diphosphate kinase (Evidence 2a: Function from experimental evidences in other organisms; PubMedId: 9179491, 11734624, 22720735, 26735940; Product type e: enzyme) yields MMEKTFIMVKPDGVQRQLIGDILSRFERKGLQLAGAKLMRVTEQMAEKHYAEHQGKPFFGELVEFITSGPVFAMVWEGENVIEVTRQLIGKTNPKEALPGTIRGDYGMFVGKNIIHGSDSLESAEREINIFFKNEELVSYQQLMAGWIY; encoded by the coding sequence ATGATGGAAAAGACTTTTATCATGGTGAAACCAGACGGTGTCCAACGTCAGCTCATTGGGGACATTTTATCTAGATTCGAACGTAAGGGCTTACAATTAGCTGGCGCCAAGTTAATGAGAGTGACTGAACAAATGGCTGAGAAACACTACGCCGAACATCAAGGTAAGCCTTTCTTCGGAGAGCTCGTTGAGTTTATTACTTCAGGACCTGTATTCGCAATGGTGTGGGAAGGCGAAAATGTCATTGAAGTGACGAGACAGCTGATCGGGAAAACAAACCCTAAAGAAGCTTTACCTGGTACGATTCGTGGGGATTATGGCATGTTTGTCGGAAAAAACATCATCCACGGCTCTGATTCTCTCGAAAGTGCAGAACGCGAGATTAACATTTTCTTTAAGAATGAAGAATTAGTATCATATCAGCAGCTTATGGCAGGCTGGATCTATTAA
- the hepT gene encoding heptaprenyl diphosphate synthase component II (Evidence 1a: Function from experimental evidences in the studied strain; PubMedId: 6768722, 9139683, 9720033, 9756625, 10545188, 23840410; Product type e : enzyme), which produces MLNIIRLLAESLPRISDGNENTDVWVNDMKFKMAYSFLNDDIDVIERELEQTVRSDYPLLSEAGLHLLQAGGKRIRPVFVLLSGMFGDYDINKIKYVAVTLEMIHMASLVHDDVIDDAELRRGKPTIKAKWDNRIAMYTGDYMLAGSLEMMTRINEPKAHRILSQTIVEVCLGEIEQIKDKYNMEQNLRTYLRRIKRKTALLIAVSCQLGAIASGADEKIHKALYWFGYYVGMSYQIIDDILDFTSTEEELGKPVGGDLLQGNVTLPVLYALKNPALKNQLKLINSETTQEQLEPIIEEIKKTDAIEASMAVSEMYLQKAFQKLNTLPRGRARSSLAAIAKYIGKRKF; this is translated from the coding sequence ATGTTAAATATCATTCGTTTACTGGCGGAGTCGCTGCCACGCATATCGGATGGAAATGAAAACACAGATGTTTGGGTGAATGATATGAAATTTAAAATGGCCTACTCTTTTTTAAATGACGATATTGATGTAATCGAAAGAGAACTTGAACAAACCGTACGTTCCGATTACCCGCTTTTAAGCGAGGCAGGTCTTCACCTGCTGCAGGCCGGAGGGAAACGTATTCGGCCTGTTTTCGTGCTGCTTTCTGGCATGTTTGGCGATTATGATATTAATAAGATTAAATATGTCGCCGTCACTCTGGAAATGATTCACATGGCATCTTTGGTTCATGATGATGTCATTGATGATGCAGAGCTTCGCCGAGGAAAACCGACAATCAAAGCAAAGTGGGACAATCGTATTGCGATGTACACAGGCGATTATATGCTTGCGGGATCTCTTGAAATGATGACGAGAATTAACGAACCGAAAGCCCATAGGATTTTGTCACAGACGATCGTTGAAGTTTGTCTAGGGGAAATTGAGCAGATCAAAGACAAATACAACATGGAACAAAATCTCAGAACGTATCTCCGCCGTATCAAAAGAAAAACAGCTCTCTTGATCGCGGTCAGCTGCCAGCTTGGTGCCATTGCGTCTGGAGCTGATGAGAAGATTCATAAGGCATTGTACTGGTTTGGGTATTACGTCGGCATGTCTTATCAGATTATTGATGATATTCTTGATTTTACTTCAACTGAGGAAGAGCTGGGTAAACCCGTAGGAGGAGATTTGCTTCAAGGAAACGTCACATTGCCAGTGCTGTATGCCCTGAAAAATCCTGCATTAAAAAACCAGCTTAAATTGATTAACAGTGAGACAACGCAGGAACAGCTTGAACCAATCATTGAAGAAATCAAAAAAACAGATGCAATTGAAGCATCTATGGCAGTAAGCGAAATGTATCTGCAGAAAGCTTTTCAGAAATTAAACACGCTTCCTCGAGGGCGCGCACGCTCGTCTCTTGCAGCCATCGCAAAATATATCGGTAAAAGAAAATTTTAA